Proteins encoded in a region of the Phaenicophaeus curvirostris isolate KB17595 chromosome 1, BPBGC_Pcur_1.0, whole genome shotgun sequence genome:
- the SYPL1 gene encoding synaptophysin-like protein 1, protein MAGLRVDFTLLLEPLGFIKVLEWIFAIFAFATCGGFQGETTLLISCKDLANKTVTAAFAYPFRLNTVVFSTPDPKRCGGNWTDVYLVGNFSSSAQFFVTLAVLVFLYCTAALVVYIGYKHVYQQDSKFPLTDLAITVITAFLWLVSTSAWAKALADIKISTGASIISGIEFCKAPGTTCHFASVSSMRTLNVSVVFGLLNMALWVGNIWFVYKDTNLHSNPTGFLKVQEYDRLKEDCKNKVIL, encoded by the exons ATGGCTGGCTTGAGGGTGGACTTCACTTTGCTCTTGGAGCCCCTAGGCTTCATTAAGGTCCTTGAGTGG ATTTTTGCTATCTTTGCTTTTGCCACATGTGGAGGCTTTCAAGGTGAAACTACACTTCTAATCTCCTGCAAAGATCTGGCAAACAAAACAGTTACAGCTGCTTTTGCTTATCCATTCAG GTTGAATACTGTCGTATTTAGCACACCAGACCCAAAACGCTGTGGTGGTAATTGGACTGATGTCTATCTCGTGGGCaacttctcctcttctgcacaGTTCTTTGTTACACTTGCAGTGCTGGTGTTCCTTTACTGCACTGCTGCCCTTGTGGTATATATTGGATATAAGCATGTGTATCAGCAAGATAGCAAGTTTCCACTAACT GACTTGGCTATCACTGTCATAACAGCCTTTTTGTGGCTGGTCAGTACTTCTGCTTGGGCGAAGGCACTCGCTGACATAAAAATATCCACAGGGGCCAGCATTATTTCAGGAATTGAATTTTGCAAAGCACCAGGAACAACGTGTCATTTTGCTTCTGTTAGCAGCATGAGAACTCTGAATGTGTCTGTG GTGTTTGGCTTGCTTAATATGGCTTTATGGGTAGGAAACATTTGGTTTGTATACAAGGATACCAACCTGCACAGCAATCCAACAGGGTTTCTCAAAGTCCAGGAATATGATCGACTCAAAGAGGACTGTAAAAACAAGGTGATACTTTGA